A genomic region of Trifolium pratense cultivar HEN17-A07 linkage group LG3, ARS_RC_1.1, whole genome shotgun sequence contains the following coding sequences:
- the LOC123918941 gene encoding uncharacterized protein LOC123918941 isoform X2 yields MAYSRSFMFLGVILFVILSTQVLDANHVPEPSNTKPMASVQSRLMVSESDLMAINELTKKADVLHKKVKKLNEEFLDLKERLKSSVETSINVEEKTADPAGEYKNSSRAALIAKIFESESLLLETAKSSFDNAIAQMLVLNPSVELVTEGLDEFKEVRDEHIVSPPPED; encoded by the exons ATGGCTTACTCAAGGTCATTTATGTTTCTTGGTGTTATTCTTTTTGTTATTCTCTCAACTCAAGTTTTAGATGCAAATCATGTACCCGAGCCTTCTAATACTA AGCCAATGGCCAGCGTGCAAAGCCGTTTGATGGTTTCGGAATCTGATTTGATGGCTATCAATGAGCTGACTAAGAAGGCGGATGTCCTGCACAAGAAGGTGAAGAAGCTCAATGAGGAGTTCTTAGATTTAAAGGAAAGGCTGAAGTCCTCTGTTGAAACCTCGATAAATGTCGAGGAGAAGACTGCTGATCCTGCTGGGGAATACAAGAATTCTAGTCGAGCTGCATTGATCGCAAAGATTTTCGAGTCTGAATCCCTACTGTTGGAAACCGCTAAGTCCAGCTTCGACAATGCTATCGCCCAGATGCTAGTACTGAACCCCAGCGTGGAGTTGGTAACTGAGGGCTTGGACGAGTTCAAGGAAGTTCGCGACGAGCATATCGTCTCTCCTCCTCCTGAAGATTAA